The Helianthus annuus cultivar XRQ/B chromosome 16, HanXRQr2.0-SUNRISE, whole genome shotgun sequence genome includes a window with the following:
- the LOC110920951 gene encoding AMSH-like ubiquitin thioesterase 3 isoform X2, producing the protein MRPPLRNPINVNAMTRKIDVDDRIPLRNYYRIADNLLKQANIYREEKNIIDLYVILLRYSSLVLDTIKFHRDYNALCSKERAYCKKQLLVVVAELESLKPEFLRQVDRLNRGHTRSENDQPNGQLPAVNNRVTFDSRNKQYQNIQNRLSWNQNSGITQNKQSSSIDMQFQKLSLLPPPRQETLSRHSLLGPNGLRGQWSNPSIQTKVQYPAYTDLNSSDNLSLFQTVQTDNTGVKDSNTGVDTSTMDSVLSLDDGRWSRLTEDQFDDDLFLSGNIRQPSPPPVLARLQPEHSHIPPSQVADPRPGPANSFQDDSPTSNTYHHLHIKNRNFQITTLIIPKQESTSDSCQTLNEEDIFEVQDKRSLFPLGWIHTHPSQSCFMSSVDLHTHYSYQIMLPEAIAIVMAPTDESSPHGIFHLSDPAGVNLIRKCDQRGFHPHEEPDDGSPIYEHCSHVYLNETLKFDVVDLR; encoded by the exons ATGAGACCTCCACTCAGAAACCCGATCAACGTCAACGCTATGACTCGTAAGATCGATGTCGACGATCGAATTCCACTTCGCAACTATTACCGAATCGCCGATAATCTCCTCAAGCAG GCAAATATATATCGAGAGGAAAAGAATATCATAGATTTGTATGTTATTCTTCTAAGATATTCAAG TTTGGTACTGGATACAATAAAATTTCATCGCGACTACAATGCTTTATGTTCAAAGGAACGGGCATATTGCAAGAAG CAATTACTCGTGGTGGTAGCTGAGTTGGAATCTTTGAAACCAGAATTTTTACGTCAAGTGGATAGATTAAACAGAGGTCACACCAGAAGTGAAAATGATCAACCAAATGGTCAATTACCTGCTGTGAATAACAGAGTTACTTTTGACTCCCGTAACAAGCAG TACCAAAACATACAAAATCGGCTGTCTTGGAACCAGAACTCTGGGATTACTCAAAATAAACAATCTAGTTCCATTGACATGCAGTTCCAAAAGCT ATCTCTGTTGCCACCTCCCAGACAAGAAACTTTATCGAGACATTCTCTTCTAGGTCCCAATGGTCTTCGCGGACAATGGTCAAACCCTAGTATACAGACAAAG GTGCAATATCCAGCATATACTGACTTAAACTCAAGTGATAATCTGAG CTTATTTCAGACTGTGCAAACTGACAACACTGGTGTCAAAGATAGCAACACTGGAGTGGATACATCTACAATGGATTCAGTGTTATCTTTAGATGACGGTAGATGGTCCCGTCTTACTGAGGATCAGTTTGACGATGATCTTTTTCTTTCCGGAAATATCAGACAACCTTCTCCCCCTCCCGTGCTTGCGCGACTGCAGCCGGAACATTCTCACATACCTCCATCACAAGTTGCTGATCCAAGACCGGGACCCGCCAACTCATTTCAAGATGATTCACCTACTTCTAATACATACCACCATTTACATATC AAAAACAGGAATTTTCAAATTACCACACTTATCATACCTAAGCAGGAGTCAACATCTGATTCG TGTCAGACATTAAACGAAGAAGATATATTTGAGGTTCAGGACAAGCGTTCTCTTTTCCCTTTAGGATGGATTCAC ACTCATCCATCACAAAGCTGTTTCATGTCATCAGTCGATCTGCACACACATTACTCATATCAG ATTATGCTTCCAGAAGCAATCGCAATTGTGATGGCCCCTACTGATGAATCCAG CCCACATGGTATTTTTCACCTTTCTGATCCTGCTGGAGTGAATTTAATACGGAAGTGTGATCAACGTGGCTTTCATCCTCACGAGGAGCCAGATGACGGTAGCCCGATATACGAACATTGTTCTCACGTTTATTTGAACGAAACTTTGAAGTTTGATGTTGTCGATCTCCGGTGA
- the LOC110920951 gene encoding AMSH-like ubiquitin thioesterase 3 isoform X1, whose amino-acid sequence MRPPLRNPINVNAMTRKIDVDDRIPLRNYYRIADNLLKQANIYREEKNIIDLYVILLRYSSLVLDTIKFHRDYNALCSKERAYCKKQLLVVVAELESLKPEFLRQVDRLNRGHTRSENDQPNGQLPAVNNRVTFDSRNKQYQNIQNRLSWNQNSGITQNKQSSSIDMQFQKLSLLPPPRQETLSRHSLLGPNGLRGQWSNPSIQTKVQYPAYTDLNSSDNLSLFQTVQTDNTGVKDSNTGVDTSTMDSVLSLDDGRWSRLTEDQFDDDLFLSGNIRQPSPPPVLARLQPEHSHIPPSQVADPRPGPANSFQDDSPTSNTYHHLHIPVKMMQDFLRVAHENTKRNLETCGVLAGSLKNRNFQITTLIIPKQESTSDSCQTLNEEDIFEVQDKRSLFPLGWIHTHPSQSCFMSSVDLHTHYSYQIMLPEAIAIVMAPTDESSPHGIFHLSDPAGVNLIRKCDQRGFHPHEEPDDGSPIYEHCSHVYLNETLKFDVVDLR is encoded by the exons ATGAGACCTCCACTCAGAAACCCGATCAACGTCAACGCTATGACTCGTAAGATCGATGTCGACGATCGAATTCCACTTCGCAACTATTACCGAATCGCCGATAATCTCCTCAAGCAG GCAAATATATATCGAGAGGAAAAGAATATCATAGATTTGTATGTTATTCTTCTAAGATATTCAAG TTTGGTACTGGATACAATAAAATTTCATCGCGACTACAATGCTTTATGTTCAAAGGAACGGGCATATTGCAAGAAG CAATTACTCGTGGTGGTAGCTGAGTTGGAATCTTTGAAACCAGAATTTTTACGTCAAGTGGATAGATTAAACAGAGGTCACACCAGAAGTGAAAATGATCAACCAAATGGTCAATTACCTGCTGTGAATAACAGAGTTACTTTTGACTCCCGTAACAAGCAG TACCAAAACATACAAAATCGGCTGTCTTGGAACCAGAACTCTGGGATTACTCAAAATAAACAATCTAGTTCCATTGACATGCAGTTCCAAAAGCT ATCTCTGTTGCCACCTCCCAGACAAGAAACTTTATCGAGACATTCTCTTCTAGGTCCCAATGGTCTTCGCGGACAATGGTCAAACCCTAGTATACAGACAAAG GTGCAATATCCAGCATATACTGACTTAAACTCAAGTGATAATCTGAG CTTATTTCAGACTGTGCAAACTGACAACACTGGTGTCAAAGATAGCAACACTGGAGTGGATACATCTACAATGGATTCAGTGTTATCTTTAGATGACGGTAGATGGTCCCGTCTTACTGAGGATCAGTTTGACGATGATCTTTTTCTTTCCGGAAATATCAGACAACCTTCTCCCCCTCCCGTGCTTGCGCGACTGCAGCCGGAACATTCTCACATACCTCCATCACAAGTTGCTGATCCAAGACCGGGACCCGCCAACTCATTTCAAGATGATTCACCTACTTCTAATACATACCACCATTTACATATC CCTGTAAAAATGATGCAAGATTTTTTGAGAGTGGCACATGAAAATACTAAACGAAACTTAGAGACATGCGGTGTTCTTGCTGGTTCTTTG AAAAACAGGAATTTTCAAATTACCACACTTATCATACCTAAGCAGGAGTCAACATCTGATTCG TGTCAGACATTAAACGAAGAAGATATATTTGAGGTTCAGGACAAGCGTTCTCTTTTCCCTTTAGGATGGATTCAC ACTCATCCATCACAAAGCTGTTTCATGTCATCAGTCGATCTGCACACACATTACTCATATCAG ATTATGCTTCCAGAAGCAATCGCAATTGTGATGGCCCCTACTGATGAATCCAG CCCACATGGTATTTTTCACCTTTCTGATCCTGCTGGAGTGAATTTAATACGGAAGTGTGATCAACGTGGCTTTCATCCTCACGAGGAGCCAGATGACGGTAGCCCGATATACGAACATTGTTCTCACGTTTATTTGAACGAAACTTTGAAGTTTGATGTTGTCGATCTCCGGTGA